The following DNA comes from Clarias gariepinus isolate MV-2021 ecotype Netherlands chromosome 7, CGAR_prim_01v2, whole genome shotgun sequence.
GGAGCCAGTGGCTACAGTGTGGTCGGTGGAGGGACGAAGGGGATCTTTATTAAAGACGTTTTGAAAGACTCTCCTGCAGCAAAACATCTCAGCCTCCAGAAAGGTAAGAATAGGAAACAGGACTATTTTAAGTAGCATGTTATAATTTCTATAAAGGTCTTCCATACAATTTACTGAGATTACATCTATATTAAGTTTtgtgcatttactgtatgtaacacagaaatctacatttatttctttatttcagttGGCTGCACTTTGAAAGATTTCTGTGTTTGAGatttctttgtaaaaaattGTGTGCTTCTGTAGGAGACCAGTTGCTGAGTGCCAGAGTGTATTTTGATAATGTGAAATATGAAGATGCTCTGAAGATCCTCCAGTGTGCAGAACCTTATAAAGTCTCATTCTTCTTGAAGAGGACTGTGTCACAAACTGAAACCAGTGGTGATCTAGGTGCACCAAATATTGAGCAAAGAGGACCTAGGGCTAATATGCAAAAAATGGTAtaatgtactatatatttttttaactataacaCCTCTATCTATTATATATTTCAGTTAGGGCACCGgataatacataattttttttacagagtgtGAGGAGTGTCAAGCAATtcaaagccaaaaagaaaagaggagGAAGATTTGGATTAAAAAGgcttaaagagaaaaagagaacaagAGCTGAAGCAGAAATGGATATTAAGGAATCATCAGGTACACTGGACATTACTCCTGTTGATGTTGAGTTTGCACTCCCAAAGttcaaaacaaagaaacatcGTAAGGTCACTGCAGAGGAATCTGGACATTTAGAAAGAATGAAGACCCAtggtcaaaaaataataaagattcaAGTTCCAAAGACGAAAATAAGATCTGCAAAAGAAGGTATTGGAAATTTATCAACAAAAGGAGAAATAGAGGTAAAAGAGAATAATGAATTTGTGAAAGGTAAGAAAATCCGCATCCCAACCAATAAATCAGTACCACATGTAAAGCTAGACAGAAAAGATGAATATGCAGATGAAGGCAATGGATCAATGGCAAAAGGAGCAAATGTAATATTTAGTAATGTTGAAGGCTTAGCCAAAAGTGAAAAAGTTAGCATTCAATCCATATCATTACCAAAGTTTCATATGCCAGATCCTGACATTTCACTGCCGaaaggaaaagttcaagggggtgTCACTCTTGAAGATGAGGCTGATAAAGGAGGAAGATTACAGAAGCCTAAGGTTGATTTTGCACTACCAAGAATTAAGTTAACAGAGGGAAATATTAATGTGGAAGGTCCTGATATAAAAGTGAGAAAAGTTGACATGCCTTCCATTGATGTATCATTGCCAAAAGAGAAGGCCAAAGGAGAAATTGACATTGAGAGGCTAACTGGTAAAGAAAGCAATATTGATGTACCAAAGCTGAATACCTCCATACCAAAAGTAACATCACCCATGATAAATATCAGTGGTGAGGGTCCAGAGATAAAGGGCAAAAAGGTTCAGATGGTAGATATTGACAACTCAATACCAAAAGCAAATGTTTTAGGTGACATCAGTCTTGAAGTTGAGGCAGATAAAGGAGGAAAGTTTAAAATTCCTGAGGTTGATCTTTCACTACCAAAAATGAAGATACCAGAGGGTAAGATTAACGTGGAAGGTCCTGATATCAATGTAGGAAAGGTTGACGTGCCATCCATTAACATTTCACTACCGAAAGGGAAAATTGACATGCCATCTATTGACATTTCGTTACCAAAAGTGAAGGCTAAAGGCGATATTGACATTGATGCACATTCTGAAAAAGGAGGAAAGTTTGAAGTGCCAAAGCTTGACATTTCCTTACCAAAAGTAAAACCACCCGAGCTTGATGTCAGTGTTTCTGGTCCAGAGATCAAGGGTGGCAAGTTTAGTATGCCAGATATTGACATCTGTTTGCCAAAGGGAAAAGTCAAAGGGGATATGAAGCTTGAAACTGAGGCTGGGAAAGGCAGAAGTTTTCAAATGCCAAAGGTTGATCTTTCACTACCAAACATGAAGTTTCCAGAGGGAAAAATTAACGTGGAAGGACCCGATATAAAAGTAGGGAAAGTTGAGATGCCTTCAATTGATGTATCACTGCCGAAAGAAAAGGCCAAAGgaaaaattgacattgttggaCCATCTGGTAAAGGGTCAAATATTGATGTGCCAAAGATGGACATTTCCTTACCAAAGGTTTCTAGTCCAGAAATCAAGGGAGGCAAGTTTGATATGCCAGTTATTGACATCTCTCTGCCAAAAGGAAATGTCAAAGAACGTGTTGAGCTTGAAGGTGAGGCTGCTACAGGGGGAAAGTTTCAAATGCCAAAGGTTGATCTTTCACTTCCAAGAATAAAGCTACCAGAGGGAAAGATTAATGTAGAAGGCCCTGATATAAATGTTGGGAAGGTTGGAATGCCTTCCATTGATATATCGCTACCAGAAGGGAAGGCCAAAGGAGAAATTGACATTGATAGACCATCCGGACAAGTGGGAAATATTGATGTGCCAAAGTTGGACATTTCCTTACCAAAGGTAACACTGCCCAAGGTGGATATCGGTAACGAGGGTCCAgagatcaaagaaaaaaaaattaatatgccAGATATAGATATCTCACGACCAAAAGGAAAAGTTCAAGGTGGTGTCGACTTTGAAGGTGCGACTAATAAGGGAGGAAGGTTTCAAATGCCCAAGGTTGATCTTTCACTACCAAAAGTGAAGTTACCAGAGGGTAAGATTAATGTGGAAGGTCCTGATATCAATGTAGGTAAACTTGACATACCATCCATTGACATTTCATTACCAAAAGGGAATGCTAAAGGAGAAATCGACATCGATGCACATTCTGGGGAAGGAGGAAAGTTTGACCTGCCAAAGCTTGACATTTTCTCACCAAAAATAAAACCGCCTGAACTTGATGTCAGTGTTTCTGGTCCAGAAATAAAGGGTGGAAAGTTTCACATGCCGGATATTGGCATCTCTCCGTCAAAAGGAAACATCAAAGGGGATGTTCACCTTGAAGGTGAAGCTGGTAAATGGGGAAAGTTTCAAATGCCAAAGGTTGATCTTTCACTTCCAAGAATAAAGCTACCAGAGGGAAAGATTAATGTAGAAGGCTCTGATATAAATGTTGGGAAGGTTGGCATGCCTAGAATTGATATATCATTACCAGAAGGGACGGGCAAAGGAGAAATTGACATTAATAGACCACCCAGTAAAGTGGAAAATATTGATGTGCCAAAGTTGGACATTTCCTTACCAAAGGTAACACCACCCAAGTTGGATATCGGTATCAAGGGGCCAGAgattaaaggcaaaaaaaatcatatgccAGATATTGATATCTCACTACCAAAAGGAAAAGTTCAAGGTGGTGCTAATTTTGAAGGTGCAGCCAATAAAGCAGGAAGGTTTCAAATGCCCAAGGTTGATCTTTCACTACCAAAAGTGAAGTCACCAGAAGGTAAGATTAAAGTGGAAGCTCCTAATATCAATGTAGATAAACCTGACATGCCATCCATTGACATTTCATTACCAAGGGAGAAAGTTGACATGCCATCCATTGACATTTCATTACCAAAAGAAAATGCTAAAGGAGAAATTGACATTGATGCACATTCTGGAAGGGGAGGAAAGTTTGACTTGCCAAAGTTTGACTTGCCAAAGCTTGACATTTTCTTACCAAAAGTAAAACCACTAGAGCTTGATGTCAGTGTTTCTGGTCCAGAGATCAAGGGTGGAAACCTTCACAGGCCAGATATTGACATCTCTCTGCCAGAAGGAAATATCAAAGGCAATGCTCAGCTTGAAAGTGAGGCTGGTACAAGGGGAAAGTTTCGAATGCCAAAGGTAGATCTTTCACTACCAAGAATAAAGCTACCAGAAGGCACGATTAATGTAGAAGGCCCTGATATAAATGTTGGGAAGGTTGGTATGCCTTCAATTAATATATCATTACCAGAAGGGAAGGCCAAAGGAGAAATCGGCATTGATGGACCATCCGGAAAAGGGGGAAATATTGATGTGCCAAAGTTGGACATTTCCTTACCAAAGGTAACATCACCTAAGGTTGATATTGGTATTGAGGGTCGAGAGATCAAAGGCAAAAAAATTCATATGCCAGATATTGATATCTCACTTCCAAAAGGAAAAGTTCAGGGTGGTGTCGATCTTGAAAGTGCAGCCAGTAAAGGAGGAAGGTTTCAAATGCCCAAGGTTGATCTTTCACTACCAAAAGTGGTGTTACCAGAGGGTAAGATTAAAGTAGAAGGTCCTGATATCAATGTAGATAAACCTGACATGCCATCCATTGACATTTCATTACCAAAAGGGAAAGTTGACTTGCCATCCATTGACATTTCATTACCAAAAGAAAATGCTAAAGGAGAAATTGACATTGATGCACATTCTGGAAGGGGAGGAAAGTTTGACTTGCCAAAGTTTGACTTGCCAAAGCTTGACATTTTCTTACCAAAAGTAAAACCACCTAAGGTGGATGTCAGTGTTTCTAGTCCAGAGATTAGGGGTGGAAACCTTCACAGGCCAGATATTGATATCTCTCTGCCAAAAGGAAACATTAAGGGGGGTGTTCAGCTTGAAGGTGAGGCAGGTACAAGGGGAAAGTTTCAAATGCCAAAGGTTGATCTTTCACTTCCAAGAATAAAGCTACCAGAGGGAAAGATTAATGTAGAAGGCCCTGATATAAATGTTGGGAAGGTTGGAATGCCTTCCATTGATATATCGCTACCAGAAGGGAAGGCTAAAGGAGAAATTGACATTGATAGACCATCCGGACAAGTGGGAAATATTGATGTGCCAAAGTTGGACATTTCCTTACCAAAGGTAACACTGCCCAAGGTGGATATCGGTATCGAGGGTCCAGagatcaaaggaaaaaaaattcatatgcCAGATATAGATATCTCACGACCAAAAGGAAAAGTTCAAGGTGGTGTCGATTTTGAAGGTGCGACTAATAAGGGAGGAAGGTTTCAAATGCCCAAGGTTGATCTTTCACTACCAAAAGTGAAGTTACCAGAGGGTAAGATTAACGTGGAAGGTCCTGATATCAATGTAGGTAAACTTGACATGCCATCCATTGACATTTCATTACCAAAAGGGAATGCTAAAGGAGAAATCGACATCGATGCACATTCTGGGGAAGGAGGAAAGTTTGACCTGCCAAAGCTTGACATTTccttaccaaaaataaaaccgCCTGAACTTGATGTCAGTGTTTCTGGTCCAGAAATAAAGGGTGGAAAGTTTCACATGCCGGATATTGGCATCTCTCCGTCAAAAGGAAACATCAAAGGGGATGTTCACCTTGAAGGTGAAGCTGGTAAATGGGGAAAGTTTCAAATGCCAAAGGTTGATCTTTCACTTCCAAGAATAAAGCTACCAGAGGGAAAGATTAATGTAGAAGGCTCTGATATAAATGCTGGGAAGGTTGGCATGCCTAGCATTGATATATCATTAACAAAAGGGATGGGCAAAGGAGAAATCGGCATTGATGGACCATCCGGAAAAGTAGGGAATATTGATGTGCCAAAGTTGGACATTTCCTTACCAAAGGTAACACCACCTAAGGTTGATATTGGTATTGAGGGTCCAGAGATCAAAGGCAAAAAAATTCATATGCCTGATATTGATATCTCACTGCCAAAAGGAAAAGTTCAGGGTGGTGTCCATCTTGAAAGTGCGGCCAGTAAAGAAGGAAGGTTTCAAATGCCTAAGGTTGATTTTTCACTACCAAAAGTGATGTTACCAGAGGGTAAGATTAAAGTGGATGGTCCTGATATCAATGTAGATAAACCTGACATGCCATCCATTGACATTTCATTACTAAAAGGGAAAGTCGACATGCCATCCATTGACATTTCATTACCAAAAGGAAATGCTAAAGGAGAAATTGACATTGATTCACATTCTGGAAAGGGAGGAAAGTTTGACTTGCCAAAGCTTGACGTTTCCTTACCAAAAGTAAAGCCACCAGACGTGGATGTCAGTGTTTCTGGTCCAGAGATTATGGGAGGAAACCTTCACAGGCCAGATATTGACATCTCTCTGCCAGAAGGAAACATCAAGGGGGGTGCTCAGCTTGAAAGTAAGGCTGGTACAAGGGGAAAGTTTCGAATGCCAAAGGTTGATCTTTCACTACCAAAAGTGAAGTTACCAGAAGGTAAGATTAAAGTAGAAGGTCCTGATATCAATGTAGATAAACCTGACATGCCATCCACTGACATTTCATTACCAAAAGGGAAAGTTGGCATGCCATCCATTGACATTTCATTACCAAAAGGAAATGCTAAAGGAGAAATTGACATTGATGCACATTCTGGAAGGGGAGGAAAGTTTGACTTGCCAAAGCTTGACATTTCCTTACCAAAAGTAAAACCACCAGAGGTGAATGTCAGTGTTTCTGGTCCAGAGATCAAGGGTGGAAACCTTCACAGGCCAGATATTGACATCTCTCTGCCAAAAGGAAACATCAAGGGTGCTCAGCTTGAAGGTGAGGCAGGTACAAGGGGAAAGTTTCGAATGCCAAAGGTTGATCTtttactaccaaaaataaagcTACCAGATGGAAAGATTAATGTAGAAGACCCTGATATAAATGTTGGGAAGGTTGGCATGCCTTCCAGCAATATATTATTACCAGAAGGGAAGGCCAAAGGAGAAATCGGTGTTGATCGACCATCCGTAAAAGGGGGAAATATTAATGTGCCAAAGTTGGATATTTCCTTATCAAAGGTGACACCACCTAAGGTTGATATTGGTATTGAGGGTCCAGAGATcaaaggcaaaaaaatttatatcccAGATATTGATATCTCACTGCCAAAAGGAAAAGTTCAAGGTGGTGTCCATCTTGAAAGTGCAGATAGTAAAGAAGAAAGGTTTCAAATGCCAAAGGTTGATCTTTCACTACCAAAAGTGATGTTACCAGAAGGTAAGATTAAAGTGAAAGGTCCTGATATCAATGTAGATAAACCTGATATGCCATCCACTGACATTTCATTACCAAAAGGGAAATTTGATGTGCCATCTATTGACATTTTATTACCAAAAGGGAATGCTAAAGGAGAAATTGACATTGATGCACATTCTGGAAGAGGAGGAAAGTTTGACTTGCCAAAGCTTGACATTTCCCCACCAAAAGTAAAACCACCGGAGCTTGCTGTCAGTGTTTCTGATCCAGATTTTAAGGGTGGAAACCTTCACAGGCCAGATATTGATATCTCTTTGCCAAAAGGAAACATCAAAATGGATGCTCAGCTTGAAGGTGAGGCTGGTACAAGGGGAAAGTTTCAAATGCCAAAAGTTGATCTTTCACTACCAAAAGTGAAGTTATTAGAGGGTAAGATTAAAGCAGAAGGTCCTGATATCAATGTAGATAAACCTGACATGCCATCCATTGACATTTCATTACGAAAAGGGAAAGTTGATATGCCATCCATTGACATTTCATTACCAAAAGGGAAAGTTGGCATGCCATCCATTGACATTTCA
Coding sequences within:
- the prx gene encoding neuroblast differentiation-associated protein AHNAK; protein product: MCECLKGIFRFNWTPSSNTGTVREGHIDYDSDRECEDSHSNSPVNDKRSLPTDRPPSVPQISQRLCISTEGQDSPERVVQKEKLHAELKQVLSKKTRHLKQSHPNPASMEPSEEKSEHVEQEEVVEVVVETEAEIGASGYSVVGGGTKGIFIKDVLKDSPAAKHLSLQKGDQLLSARVYFDNVKYEDALKILQCAEPYKVSFFLKRTVSQTETSGDLGAPNIEQRGPRANMQKMSVRSVKQFKAKKKRGGRFGLKRLKEKKRTRAEAEMDIKESSGTLDITPVDVEFALPKFKTKKHRKVTAEESGHLERMKTHGQKIIKIQVPKTKIRSAKEGIGNLSTKGEIEVKENNEFVKGKKIRIPTNKSVPHVKLDRKDEYADEGNGSMAKGANVIFSNVEGLAKSEKVSIQSISLPKFHMPDPDISLPKGKVQGGVTLEDEADKGGRLQKPKVDFALPRIKLTEGNINVEGPDIKVRKVDMPSIDVSLPKEKAKGEIDIERLTGKESNIDVPKLNTSIPKVTSPMINISGEGPEIKGKKVQMVDIDNSIPKANVLGDISLEVEADKGGKFKIPEVDLSLPKMKIPEGKINVEGPDINVGKVDVPSINISLPKGKIDMPSIDISLPKVKAKGDIDIDAHSEKGGKFEVPKLDISLPKVKPPELDVSVSGPEIKGGKFSMPDIDICLPKGKVKGDMKLETEAGKGRSFQMPKVDLSLPNMKFPEGKINVEGPDIKVGKVEMPSIDVSLPKEKAKGKIDIVGPSGKGSNIDVPKMDISLPKVSSPEIKGGKFDMPVIDISLPKGNVKERVELEGEAATGGKFQMPKVDLSLPRIKLPEGKINVEGPDINVGKVGMPSIDISLPEGKAKGEIDIDRPSGQVGNIDVPKLDISLPKVTLPKVDIGNEGPEIKEKKINMPDIDISRPKGKVQGGVDFEGATNKGGRFQMPKVDLSLPKVKLPEGKINVEGPDINVGKLDIPSIDISLPKGNAKGEIDIDAHSGEGGKFDLPKLDIFSPKIKPPELDVSVSGPEIKGGKFHMPDIGISPSKGNIKGDVHLEGEAGKWGKFQMPKVDLSLPRIKLPEGKINVEGSDINVGKVGMPRIDISLPEGTGKGEIDINRPPSKVENIDVPKLDISLPKVTPPKLDIGIKGPEIKGKKNHMPDIDISLPKGKVQGGANFEGAANKAGRFQMPKVDLSLPKVKSPEGKIKVEAPNINVDKPDMPSIDISLPREKVDMPSIDISLPKENAKGEIDIDAHSGRGGKFDLPKFDLPKLDIFLPKVKPLELDVSVSGPEIKGGNLHRPDIDISLPEGNIKGNAQLESEAGTRGKFRMPKVDLSLPRIKLPEGTINVEGPDINVGKVGMPSINISLPEGKAKGEIGIDGPSGKGGNIDVPKLDISLPKVTSPKVDIGIEGREIKGKKIHMPDIDISLPKGKVQGGVDLESAASKGGRFQMPKVDLSLPKVVLPEGKIKVEGPDINVDKPDMPSIDISLPKGKVDLPSIDISLPKENAKGEIDIDAHSGRGGKFDLPKFDLPKLDIFLPKVKPPKVDVSVSSPEIRGGNLHRPDIDISLPKGNIKGGVQLEGEAGTRGKFQMPKVDLSLPRIKLPEGKINVEGPDINVGKVGMPSIDISLPEGKAKGEIDIDRPSGQVGNIDVPKLDISLPKVTLPKVDIGIEGPEIKGKKIHMPDIDISRPKGKVQGGVDFEGATNKGGRFQMPKVDLSLPKVKLPEGKINVEGPDINVGKLDMPSIDISLPKGNAKGEIDIDAHSGEGGKFDLPKLDISLPKIKPPELDVSVSGPEIKGGKFHMPDIGISPSKGNIKGDVHLEGEAGKWGKFQMPKVDLSLPRIKLPEGKINVEGSDINAGKVGMPSIDISLTKGMGKGEIGIDGPSGKVGNIDVPKLDISLPKVTPPKVDIGIEGPEIKGKKIHMPDIDISLPKGKVQGGVHLESAASKEGRFQMPKVDFSLPKVMLPEGKIKVDGPDINVDKPDMPSIDISLLKGKVDMPSIDISLPKGNAKGEIDIDSHSGKGGKFDLPKLDVSLPKVKPPDVDVSVSGPEIMGGNLHRPDIDISLPEGNIKGGAQLESKAGTRGKFRMPKVDLSLPKVKLPEGKIKVEGPDINVDKPDMPSTDISLPKGKVGMPSIDISLPKGNAKGEIDIDAHSGRGGKFDLPKLDISLPKVKPPEVNVSVSGPEIKGGNLHRPDIDISLPKGNIKGAQLEGEAGTRGKFRMPKVDLLLPKIKLPDGKINVEDPDINVGKVGMPSSNILLPEGKAKGEIGVDRPSVKGGNINVPKLDISLSKVTPPKVDIGIEGPEIKGKKIYIPDIDISLPKGKVQGGVHLESADSKEERFQMPKVDLSLPKVMLPEGKIKVKGPDINVDKPDMPSTDISLPKGKFDVPSIDILLPKGNAKGEIDIDAHSGRGGKFDLPKLDISPPKVKPPELAVSVSDPDFKGGNLHRPDIDISLPKGNIKMDAQLEGEAGTRGKFQMPKVDLSLPKVKLLEGKIKAEGPDINVDKPDMPSIDISLRKGKVDMPSIDISLPKGKVGMPSIDISLPKGNAKEEIDIDAHSGRGGKFDLPKLDISLPKVKPLELDVSVSGPGIKGGNLHRPDIDISQPKGNIKIDAQLEGEAGTRGKFRMPKVDLSLPKVKLPEGKIKVEGPDINVDKPDMPSIDISLPKGKVAMPSTDISLPKGNVDMPSIDISLPKGNAKGEIDINAHSGRGGKFDLPKLDISLPKVKPLELDVSVSGPEIKGGNLHRPDIDISLPKGNIKGDAQLEGEAGTRGKFRMPKVDLSLPKVKLPEGKIKVEGPDINVDKPDMPSIDISLPKGKVGMPSIDISLPKGNAKGEIDIDAHSGRGGKFDLPKLDISLPKVKPPELDVSVSGPEIKGGNLHRPDIDISLPKGNIKADAQLEGEAGTRGKFQMPKVDLSLPKLKLPEGKIKAEGPDINVDKPDMPSIDISLPKGKVDMPSIDISLPKGKVGMPSIDISLPKGNAKGEIDIDAHSGRGGKFDLPKLDISLPKVKPLELDVSVSGPEIKGGNLHRPDIDISQPKGNIKIDAQLEGEAGTRGKFRMPKVDLSLPKVKLPEGKIKVEGPDINVDKPDMPSIDISLPKGKVDMPSIDISLPKGNVDMPSIDISLPKGNAKGEIDINAHSGRGGKFDLPKLDISLPKVKPLELDVSVSGPEIKGGNLHRPDIDISLPKENIKGDAQLEGEAGTRGKFRMPKVDLSLPKVKLPEGKIKVECPDINVDKPDMPSIDISLPKGKVGMPSIDISLPKGNAKGEINIDAHSGRGGKFDLPKLDISLPKVKPPELDVSVSGPEIKGGNLHRPDIDISLPKGNIKADAQLEGEAGTRGKFQMPKVDLSLPRIKLPEGKINVEGPDINVGKVGMPCIDISLPEGKAKGKIGIDGPPEKGGNIDVPKLDISLPKVTQPNVDIGIEGPEIKGKKFNMPHIDISLPKGKVQGGVDLESAASKEGRFQMPKVDLSLPKVKLPEGKIKVEGPDINVDKPDMPSIDISLPKGKVDMPSIDILLPKGKVDMPKLDISLPKGNAKGEKVKPPELDVSVSGPEIKSEIHHRPDIDISLPKGNIKGDAHLEGEAGTRGKFQMPKVDFSLPKVKLPEGKINVEGPDINVGRVGMPSIDLSLPEGKAKGEININTTSGKAGIIDVPKLDISLPKVTPPKVNIGVEGPEIKGRKFHMPDIDISLPKGKVQGGVDFEGAANKAGRFQMPKGDLSLPKVKLPVGKINVEGPDINLGKPDMPSLDIAQPKGKVDMPSIDISFSKGNAKGEIDIDAHSRREGKFDISLPKVKSPDTDMSIDDTKTKHGKFHMPDIEFCLPKGKVKGAFDLEGEPKKQGMFQIPMADLSLPRIKLPESKLHVEAPDISVREVDMPSTDVSLLKGKAKGEIDIDGHTGKAGTLNISLPNVKTFKPDVRFEAPENKGGMFHMPDIESSLTKGTFKESVNLKGEANKGIKCPKPRLDLSLPQIKLPESSINVGRPDIKMGNISIPSIDISLPKGKVKGETDIETKAGQIDFDVIKTSAEGPEIKSGQFYMPDLSLPKEKVKEGVDLEVESDEGGKFHMPKVDFSIPKLKLPKFSPRFEATKGGKITIDHAFDPTCPKGKTEVNFEGDIATWEKLAMPDVELSLPKIHGQDIDDINLPDVGVCGSTSGNLKLPTVKLPSVDISAPKVDFDFGIPKEKDTDREDIKLLKAEGSRPSSGASFDIPDVNFKMPKMSLPKFGGKFKSEDKQVEGLSLSTHLDMGKNMPSEVINDDGKIKGTINKLNLEGDVNALLDMAAEGKKHFKAPTLDTKAKVRMPSVEISLPTSYTPEKEALLPKSEIDVSEADIKAYEGSLKIPKMPTIDISVPKVDLNVAEPKVKQDALTEYISNVNAGQHLSIKLSDSKLSEQTSFESNVKRKFVYVECTSANVDSNNGLSLPDIEIKTPEIDFETVQDDTTNLKTEPTIKTPKFGVALPSLTLSEAKVNNKSLQASSVTTNPEMQYEGPPIPKVTKAVFVLANSQTETYVNVTSKTNVETIDKKIKVPKIIKKASFEKSHSKGSKTVSEVEEENDKKLETGAVSLPKLELSSLHVKNEAEEEILEMGTEPENKGRTDINKGTKAKSGKISFPGFKKKSVNVDEGIEKGCLVSSKARLEMLTEMQGSESSVTGISIGSDSEDGQKESGSKEDVESKQDIKEKGETTWFKIPKFTLSPHSTGILQITPEGSPKQSKPTLEYSSESMPGGFYRRMPNTEFSTQDVSSKHTVTTTKEETFTVVTKSTTYSAKESASSSSTQHWNQ